The genome window CGAGAACCACGATGATCCTCAGACTCATTATCGTAAGCTGTAAAACCCAGATGCTAGAGAAAAGGGGAAAAACACTTCTGTGAAAGAGCTCAGGAAGGGAAATGACCCTCCTGTGAGTGTGTGGAGTTATATaacagaggagggagggagcagAAGAAGAGACTGTCCAGATCTTCCTGGCACAATCTGTTTATTTTCTCCCACTCTTAACTAAACAAACTGCTCCACTTCATCTGGTTCTGTTCTTCCTACGCTCTCATGCAACTCACTTGAGCTGTCAGCCCCTAAATGTTTCAACAGCCTCAGAGAAGAACTAATTAGTTTAGGAACAGTTATCCCATTAGAGCGACTGTGATTAATATGTGAGTTTGATGGGTTGCAGCCTCGCCTGGTCCACAGTGTGCTAGTTTAAATGTAGCAGGACGTTCAGTGAGCCAAATTAAACATCTCCTGGCAATTTAGGGGAGTTaaaaatgcaatatctacacAGTGTACTAATTTATGAAGCGTTATGAAAACATCAAAACGAAAAGTAGgctaatcacaatcgtcacaATCCAGCATTCAGCAGAATATTCTCACAGGAAATACTACCACACTGTCAGTGATCATGGATCACAGACTGGGATAATGATAAGCAAAATGGGTTTATTTATTGCTATTATTAGTTTTTATGTTTTGGTCAAAAAGCTTGAGTCTGATTTTGTGAACAATTAATTTTGCTTGATAAAAAAGGAGAATTTAAAAGTGGAACGATATCATTCCTCTTGAGATTCAGTGTGTGGCATATTCATTCATGTTATATAAAGCCATATCAGACTTCTTAAACTCAGTCATATTTCTGACTGATAATATACTCTAtagatgtttttaataaaattaGATAATTGCTCTTGCTGACCATTTTTGAAACGCCATAATAGTTTCAACAGAGAGGAAGTTTTAAGTGTCAAGAAAACTTTAATGGCAATGTGTTCTACAACATTAAAATTGACAAATTATCAAAGTCAAAACAAACATACTGAACCGAAAGGCATTAAATCATTTTCTGCTGTGTTGCAGTTGATGTAACTGAAATCAACTAAATAACACTACATAAACTACATTACTCATAAGAATAATTCCTCTTATCAATAGTGTGTACAATATTCTCTAATAATTGGTGGACATACACTCCACAagccactttattaggtacacatGTACAGCTCTGTCATAAATTGTGCATCATAAAAGTAGATTTTATGGAAGAACAGTTGCATTGTTCATGTGTATTTTGCCACTGAGTGTGCATAGAAAAACCTATTGGAAGATAATAGCTCAAAACTACATTTAAGACACAGAGCACATCTCAGTCAACttgctcttcttcttcctcttcttcacaCGAGGCACCTGATGCAAAACTGCAGCACTTTGAGCATCATGTCCACTTCTAAAATCTGTCTCAGAGACTTGATTCCGCTGTCTGTTACATTCACGATTGTTATGTCCCAGCTGTGCCTCCCGGGGAAGATTATCAATAAGCTCGTAGAGGGTGAAGATGCTGAAGCAGATTTCATCGTAGGCAGTTTTGGTGCCACACTCAAACAGGCAGGCGAAGGCCACAGCGGGCGGTGCACCAGGTGAGGGGGGCAACTCTAGATAGGCGAGGTCAGAGTAGGCGCTGGGGCCCTCGTAGATCACCCAGGGGCCGCGCCAACTGTCTGGATCACGGGGAAACAGGCTGAGGAACACGCCGAGATCCTTGCGTGCGGTGGTCCATGTTGGGTGGGAGTATACTACCCAGGTGGGGGTGAGGAAATCTGGATGATCAGGGGTCAAGGGTCTGGTGGAACCAGAGGTGGTGCTGTTTGGAGACGGAGAGATGGTGTGGTTTGAGTTAGTCATGCAGGACGTCCAGTGTCTGGAGTGATATATAGGTTGGTGTAGGTGATTGTCAAGAGAATGACATAAATGTAATGGGGCAGGAAATCCCACAATGCTTCCGTGGCAACCATTCCGAGGCTCCACCAGACGCTGCACCAGCTGGCCCTCCTGAAACACCGCTCCATCATCCAGACTGAGGGCCTGCACCCTGTATCCGAGAGGGCTGCGTGCGTTACAGTA of Sander lucioperca isolate FBNREF2018 chromosome 5, SLUC_FBN_1.2, whole genome shotgun sequence contains these proteins:
- the neu4 gene encoding sialidase-4 encodes the protein MRLPYFPARSVLFHKEPNGVTYRVPALLYLSRSRSFLAFCEERLSPSDSEAHLLVMKKGTFYRNYVEWEDMRVLGTAFLPGHRSMNPCPVYDDFTGTLFLFFIAVLGHTPESYQLVTGKNVTRFCYICSTDDGDTWSPVTDLTKRVIGDTIKEWATFALGPGHGIQLKSGRLLIPAYAYHIECKECFGQLCQTTPHAFCFHSDTHGRTWRFGEAVPGPESVECQMVSVDEEDGTNVLYCNARSPLGYRVQALSLDDGAVFQEGQLVQRLVEPRNGCHGSIVGFPAPLHLCHSLDNHLHQPIYHSRHWTSCMTNSNHTISPSPNSTTSGSTRPLTPDHPDFLTPTWVVYSHPTWTTARKDLGVFLSLFPRDPDSWRGPWVIYEGPSAYSDLAYLELPPSPGAPPAVAFACLFECGTKTAYDEICFSIFTLYELIDNLPREAQLGHNNRECNRQRNQVSETDFRSGHDAQSAAVLHQVPRVKKRKKKSKLTEMCSVS